A section of the Halichoerus grypus chromosome 11, mHalGry1.hap1.1, whole genome shotgun sequence genome encodes:
- the LOC118554132 gene encoding RNA-binding protein 4 isoform X4, translating to MVKLFIGNLPREATEQEIRSLFEQYGKVLECDIIKNYGFVHIEDKTAAEDAIRNLHHYKLHGVNINVEASKNKSKTSTKLHVGNISPTCTNKELRAKFEEYGPVIECDIVKDYAFVHMERAEDAVEAIRGLDNTEFQEHIPLVQSEFIASAQYQHYTSFYI from the exons ATGGTGAAGCTGTTCATTGGAAACCTGCCCCGGGAGGCCACAGAGCAGGAGATCCGCTCACTCTTCGAGCAGTATGGGAAGGTGCTGGAATGTGACATCATTAAGAACTACGGCTTTGTGCACATAGAGGACAAGACGGCGGCCGAGGATGCCATACGCAACCTGCACCACTACAAGCTGCACGGGGTGAACATCAACGTGGAAGCCAGCAAGAATAAGAGCAAAACCTCCACAAAGTTGCATGTGGGCAATATCAGCCCCACCTGTACCAACAAAGAGCTTCGGGCCAAGTTTGAGGAGTATGGCCCAGTCATCGAATGTGACATCGTGAAAGATTATGCCTTCGTACACATGGAGCGGGCAGAGGATGCAGTGGAGGCCATCAGGGGCCTTGACAACACAGAGTTTCAAG AGCATATTCCGTTGGTTCAATCTGAATTTATTGCCTCAGCCCAGTATCAGCATTATacctcattttacatataa
- the LOC118554132 gene encoding RNA-binding protein 4 isoform X5, with protein MVKLFIGNLPREATEQEIRSLFEQYGKVLECDIIKNYGFVHIEDKTAAEDAIRNLHHYKLHGVNINVEASKNKSKTSTKLHVGNISPTCTNKELRAKFEEYGPVIECDIVKDYAFVHMERAEDAVEAIRGLDNTEFQGGMCVG; from the coding sequence ATGGTGAAGCTGTTCATTGGAAACCTGCCCCGGGAGGCCACAGAGCAGGAGATCCGCTCACTCTTCGAGCAGTATGGGAAGGTGCTGGAATGTGACATCATTAAGAACTACGGCTTTGTGCACATAGAGGACAAGACGGCGGCCGAGGATGCCATACGCAACCTGCACCACTACAAGCTGCACGGGGTGAACATCAACGTGGAAGCCAGCAAGAATAAGAGCAAAACCTCCACAAAGTTGCATGTGGGCAATATCAGCCCCACCTGTACCAACAAAGAGCTTCGGGCCAAGTTTGAGGAGTATGGCCCAGTCATCGAATGTGACATCGTGAAAGATTATGCCTTCGTACACATGGAGCGGGCAGAGGATGCAGTGGAGGCCATCAGGGGCCTTGACAACACAGAGTTTCAAG